A genomic window from Streptomyces brevispora includes:
- a CDS encoding TetR/AcrR family transcriptional regulator, translating to MESSGTTRRQATRQKLYEAAVTLIAEKGFSATTVDEIAERAGVAKGTVYYNFKSKTELFEELLRHGVGLLTASLRSAAEETDERGGTRVEALDAMIRAGLAFIDRYPAFTQLYVAELWRTNRAWQATLLVVRQEAVAVVEGVLREGVAGGELSEEIDIPLTAAALVGMVLVAALDWQAFQPERSIDDVHSALSLLLHGRVSGR from the coding sequence ATGGAAAGCAGTGGCACCACGCGCCGCCAGGCCACCCGGCAGAAGCTCTACGAGGCTGCCGTGACCCTCATCGCCGAGAAGGGCTTCTCGGCCACCACCGTGGACGAGATCGCCGAACGCGCCGGGGTCGCCAAGGGCACGGTCTACTACAACTTCAAGAGCAAGACCGAACTCTTCGAGGAGCTGCTGCGCCACGGCGTCGGGCTGCTCACCGCCTCGCTGCGCTCCGCGGCCGAGGAGACCGACGAGCGCGGTGGCACCCGGGTCGAGGCGCTGGACGCCATGATCCGGGCCGGTCTGGCCTTCATCGACCGCTATCCCGCCTTCACCCAGCTGTACGTGGCCGAACTGTGGCGCACGAACCGGGCTTGGCAGGCAACCCTGCTGGTGGTGCGCCAGGAGGCCGTCGCCGTGGTCGAGGGAGTGCTCAGGGAGGGGGTCGCGGGAGGCGAGCTCAGCGAGGAGATCGACATCCCGCTGACGGCGGCCGCGCTGGTCGGCATGGTGCTGGTGGCGGCGCTGGACTGGCAGGCGTTCCAGCCCGAGCGGTCGATCGACGACGTGCACTCGGCGCTGTCCCTGCTGCTGCACGGGCGGGTCAGCGGGCGCTGA
- a CDS encoding transglutaminase TgpA family protein yields MSGRGRLALCAFAATLMAACSMLPLVDPASWMLWAAFLLAVQYGVGVLGRRVPLPRLLTVAAQVLVMLVLLTVAFAREQAVAGFLPGPQAVRQLADLLSAGADDVGRYAIPAPATPGIRLMLVGGVLLVGLAVDALAVTFRSAAPAGLPLLALYSVAAGLSDGGTDWLWFLLAACGYLLLLLAEGRDRLSQWGRVFAGAARSRGGPAGGDLSGGGALAPVRTGRRIGALALGIALVVPAALPALDSGLLAGTGGGNGRGGGGGTISAVNPLVSLQNNLNQPENRQVMSYRTNSNSPQDFYLRILALDQFNGNEWRASTRRLKDVPKRLPSPGGLSPEVAVTEISSNISASGSYRQTYLPLPYPATEVRIGGHWRYESEGRTLVGDDGETTRGAQYQVSSLSVQPTSDQLADAGPAPAALQREYTQVPGSLPKVVRETADEVTRGAGNAYEQAVKLQDYFASEGGFTYDTSVNSGTGSAAIGRFLKDKRGFCVHFSFTMAAMARTLGIPARVAVGFTPGTAQSDGSLSVGLRDAHAWPELYFEGVGWTRFEPTPSRGTAPSYTVPDAPSGDAADPARPESGASAATPVVPSASDSCPPQMRKQGECGSTVAPGAVGPTDSGTPTGAVLGVALLVVLVLLLPLLPMLWRIRARTRRLSFSAGRTPGDATARTLAAWREITDTAWDHGIAPDESLTPRKAAARIVRLGQLDTDGAAAVHRVAGAVEQVLYAPEPRPAAGLSEDVRAARTALGASVGRFARFRAVVAPRSAVRVVWAASERRAALTARWSMPQRPTWLRRPSRQEG; encoded by the coding sequence ATGAGCGGTCGTGGTCGGCTGGCGCTGTGCGCCTTTGCGGCGACGCTGATGGCGGCATGTTCGATGCTGCCGCTGGTCGACCCGGCCAGCTGGATGCTGTGGGCCGCGTTCCTGCTTGCCGTCCAGTACGGCGTGGGTGTGCTCGGCCGCCGGGTGCCGCTGCCGCGGCTGCTGACCGTCGCCGCGCAGGTGCTGGTCATGCTGGTGCTGCTGACCGTGGCGTTCGCCCGGGAGCAGGCGGTGGCCGGGTTCCTGCCGGGCCCCCAGGCCGTGCGGCAACTCGCTGATCTGCTGTCGGCGGGTGCCGATGACGTCGGCCGGTACGCGATTCCGGCGCCGGCCACGCCGGGCATCCGGCTGATGCTGGTGGGCGGTGTGCTGCTGGTCGGGCTGGCGGTGGACGCGCTGGCGGTGACCTTCCGCAGTGCCGCGCCGGCCGGACTGCCCCTGCTGGCTCTGTACTCCGTCGCGGCCGGGCTGTCGGACGGCGGCACGGACTGGCTGTGGTTCCTCCTCGCCGCCTGCGGCTATCTGCTTCTGCTGCTGGCCGAAGGGCGCGACCGGCTCTCCCAGTGGGGGCGGGTCTTCGCCGGCGCTGCCAGGTCCAGGGGTGGTCCGGCCGGTGGCGACCTCTCGGGCGGCGGGGCGCTCGCCCCGGTGCGCACGGGGCGCCGAATCGGCGCGCTGGCCCTGGGAATCGCGCTGGTCGTACCCGCGGCGCTGCCCGCTCTCGACAGCGGCCTGCTGGCCGGCACGGGGGGCGGCAACGGCAGAGGAGGCGGTGGCGGCACCATCTCCGCGGTGAACCCGCTGGTCTCCTTGCAGAACAACCTCAACCAGCCGGAGAACCGGCAGGTGATGTCGTATCGCACCAACTCGAACAGTCCGCAGGACTTCTATCTGCGGATCCTGGCGCTGGACCAGTTCAACGGAAACGAATGGCGGGCCTCGACCCGTCGGCTGAAGGACGTACCGAAGCGGCTCCCGAGTCCTGGGGGTCTGTCCCCGGAGGTCGCCGTCACGGAGATCAGCTCCAACATCTCCGCGTCCGGTTCGTACCGGCAGACCTACCTTCCCCTCCCCTATCCGGCGACCGAGGTCAGGATCGGTGGGCACTGGCGGTACGAATCCGAGGGACGCACCCTCGTCGGTGACGACGGGGAGACGACCCGGGGTGCGCAGTACCAGGTCTCCAGCCTGTCCGTGCAGCCGACGTCGGACCAGCTCGCCGACGCGGGCCCGGCCCCGGCCGCCCTTCAGCGCGAGTACACCCAGGTGCCCGGCTCACTGCCGAAGGTGGTCAGGGAGACGGCCGACGAGGTGACGAGGGGCGCCGGCAACGCCTACGAGCAGGCGGTGAAGCTGCAGGACTACTTCGCCTCGGAGGGCGGGTTCACCTACGACACCTCGGTGAACTCCGGCACCGGCAGCGCGGCGATCGGCCGCTTCCTGAAGGACAAGCGGGGCTTCTGCGTCCACTTCTCCTTCACGATGGCCGCGATGGCCCGGACGCTCGGGATACCGGCCAGGGTCGCCGTGGGCTTCACCCCCGGTACCGCGCAGTCGGACGGTTCGCTGTCGGTCGGGCTGCGCGATGCGCACGCCTGGCCGGAACTGTATTTCGAGGGCGTCGGCTGGACCCGCTTCGAGCCGACGCCCTCGCGCGGCACCGCGCCGTCGTACACCGTGCCGGACGCTCCTTCCGGTGACGCGGCCGATCCGGCCCGCCCGGAGTCGGGCGCGTCGGCCGCGACGCCGGTCGTGCCGTCCGCCTCGGACAGCTGCCCGCCGCAGATGCGCAAGCAGGGCGAGTGCGGCAGCACGGTGGCCCCCGGAGCGGTGGGACCGACGGACTCGGGGACGCCGACGGGCGCAGTGCTCGGCGTGGCCCTGCTGGTGGTGCTCGTACTGCTGCTGCCGTTGCTGCCGATGCTCTGGCGGATCCGGGCACGGACCCGGAGGCTGAGCTTCTCCGCCGGGCGTACGCCTGGCGATGCCACCGCCAGGACGCTGGCGGCCTGGCGGGAGATCACCGACACGGCGTGGGATCACGGCATCGCCCCGGACGAGTCCCTGACCCCGCGCAAGGCCGCGGCCCGGATCGTGCGGCTGGGACAGCTCGACACCGACGGGGCCGCGGCCGTGCACCGGGTGGCGGGCGCGGTGGAGCAAGTGCTCTACGCGCCGGAGCCACGGCCCGCTGCAGGGCTTTCGGAGGACGTGCGGGCGGCACGGACCGCGCTGGGGGCCTCCGTCGGCCGGTTCGCCCGGTTCCGCGCGGTCGTGGCGCCGCGATCGGCCGTACGGGTGGTGTGGGCGGCCTCGGAACGCCGGGCAGCCCTGACCGCCCGGTGGAGCATGCCCCAACGCCCCACGTGGCTGCGCCGCCCGTCCCGCCAGGAGGGCTGA
- a CDS encoding ATP-binding cassette domain-containing protein, whose protein sequence is MDSPHGAAVAAENLGLKGPRGWAFRGVTFSAGPGSLIAIEGPSGSGRTCLLLALTGRMRPTEGHAETGGLRLPRRAAAVRRIAALGPVPTVSELDPAFTVAEHLRERALLQRRYDGSLRALLRPRRERVATARARIDAALDAVGLDPATLPKAERTSVRDLERLEALRLALALALIGRPGLIAVDDADLKLSDAERAEAWGLLRSLAAGGTTVLAVCSQAPEDAVTVRTDTTGAAHPSTTTTDAAEPADPTDDEGTADAFAETGHS, encoded by the coding sequence GTGGACAGCCCGCACGGGGCAGCCGTCGCCGCCGAGAACCTCGGGCTCAAAGGGCCCCGCGGCTGGGCCTTCCGCGGTGTGACCTTCAGCGCCGGGCCCGGCTCCCTGATCGCGATCGAGGGCCCGTCCGGCTCCGGCCGCACCTGCCTGCTGCTCGCTCTCACCGGCCGGATGCGCCCCACCGAGGGCCACGCCGAGACCGGCGGCCTGCGCCTGCCGCGCCGGGCCGCCGCCGTACGACGCATCGCCGCACTGGGGCCGGTGCCCACGGTCAGCGAGCTCGACCCGGCCTTCACGGTCGCCGAGCACCTGCGCGAACGCGCCCTGCTCCAGCGCCGCTACGACGGCTCCCTGCGCGCCCTGCTGCGTCCGCGCCGTGAGCGCGTCGCCACGGCCCGGGCCCGGATCGACGCGGCGCTGGACGCCGTCGGACTCGACCCCGCCACCCTGCCCAAGGCCGAGCGGACGTCCGTACGGGATCTGGAGCGGCTGGAGGCGTTGCGGCTCGCCCTCGCGCTCGCGCTGATCGGCCGGCCGGGGCTGATCGCGGTGGACGACGCCGATCTCAAACTCTCCGACGCCGAACGCGCCGAGGCGTGGGGGCTGCTGCGCTCCCTCGCCGCCGGCGGAACGACCGTGCTGGCCGTGTGCAGCCAGGCCCCCGAGGACGCGGTCACCGTACGCACGGACACCACCGGGGCCGCACACCCCTCCACCACCACCACCGACGCCGCTGAGCCGGCGGACCCCACGGACGACGAAGGGACGGCCGATGCGTTCGCCGAGACTGGCCACTCTTGA
- a CDS encoding DUF3040 domain-containing protein, producing the protein MPLSEHEQRMLEQMERALYAEDPKFATALEGSGLRTYTRRRVYQAVAGFLVGIALLMAGMVAQQIWISVVGFLVMLGCAVLAVTGWRKAPKPGEQQQAAGAGGGGERRQPKQRRTVMNRIEQRWQRRRDEQGQ; encoded by the coding sequence GTGCCGCTCTCGGAGCACGAGCAGCGAATGCTCGAGCAAATGGAGCGAGCGCTGTACGCCGAAGATCCCAAGTTCGCGACAGCGCTCGAGGGAAGCGGGCTGCGTACGTACACCCGGCGACGGGTCTACCAGGCAGTTGCTGGCTTCCTGGTGGGTATCGCGCTCCTCATGGCCGGAATGGTCGCCCAGCAGATCTGGATCAGCGTGGTGGGGTTCCTCGTCATGCTGGGCTGCGCGGTGCTCGCGGTCACGGGTTGGCGCAAAGCGCCCAAGCCCGGTGAGCAGCAACAGGCAGCCGGGGCCGGAGGCGGGGGCGAGCGTCGACAGCCCAAACAGCGCCGGACCGTGATGAACCGGATTGAGCAGCGGTGGCAGCGTCGCCGCGATGAGCAGGGCCAGTAA
- a CDS encoding YhgE/Pip family protein — protein sequence MRSPRLATLELRRFGRGRLPRAALAALLLLPLLYGALYLWSFWDPYGRLDRIPVALVNDDKGATAEGKRIAAGDEITGKLLDSKVFEWHEVSAAEADKGVEDGTYYLSLTMPSDLSKRIASSGGDSPETGALQVRTNDANNYIVGQISRTVFSEVRTAASANASRGFLDRIFINFSDLHDATAKAAKGADDLKGGISKAKKGSKDLADGLKDAKAGSSELAGGIVRLDTGASSLETGSRQVADGTQLLADKVNGVAADVRPFLKDNGKSVGDTARLVADSSQTVRDNLDALVKAAPAAATAAHTASDDLADVHRTRCEEQPLPDATVCGPLKRAVTAAADVAAVADDVNALVKNQHGDLTELRGRLTTLQGQADALAARSPHLGEDLDGAVKKINALNSGAHEVAKGAVRLHTGLSTAKSGSAELNTGVGDLKKGATSLDSGMIRLGDGSATLAEDLNDGVGKIPDYDKEDRDARTGVMSDPVKLASQSLHAAPNYGTGFAPYFIPLSLWVGAMVAYMLIQPLNRRALAAGAPAWRIALAGWLPVAAIGLLQVAALMSVLHWGLGLQMVRAAGTIGFLALVTCCFAAIVQWLNARFGAAGRILVLAVLMLQLTSAGGTYPVQTSPGFFNAIHPYLPMSYVVEGLRRLITGGGLGPVWQGCAVLLAFTAGALALTAVSARRKQMWTLDRLHPELSL from the coding sequence ATGCGTTCGCCGAGACTGGCCACTCTTGAGCTGAGGCGCTTCGGCAGGGGGCGGCTGCCGCGCGCGGCACTGGCCGCGCTCCTGCTGCTGCCGCTGCTCTACGGCGCCCTGTACCTGTGGTCGTTCTGGGACCCCTACGGCCGCCTGGACCGCATCCCGGTCGCCCTGGTCAACGACGACAAGGGCGCCACCGCCGAGGGAAAGCGCATCGCGGCCGGGGACGAGATCACCGGCAAGCTGCTCGACTCCAAGGTCTTCGAGTGGCACGAGGTGAGTGCCGCCGAGGCGGACAAGGGCGTCGAGGACGGTACGTACTACCTCTCGCTGACCATGCCGTCGGACCTCAGCAAGCGCATCGCCTCCAGTGGGGGCGACTCCCCCGAGACCGGCGCACTCCAGGTGCGCACCAACGACGCCAACAACTACATCGTCGGCCAGATCTCCCGGACGGTCTTCTCCGAGGTCCGCACCGCCGCCTCGGCCAACGCCTCACGCGGCTTCCTCGACCGGATCTTCATCAACTTCTCCGACCTCCACGACGCGACGGCGAAGGCGGCCAAGGGCGCCGACGATCTCAAGGGCGGGATCAGCAAGGCGAAGAAGGGCTCGAAGGACCTCGCGGACGGACTGAAGGACGCGAAGGCCGGCAGCAGCGAACTGGCCGGCGGCATCGTCAGGCTGGACACCGGCGCGAGCAGCCTGGAGACCGGCTCACGCCAGGTCGCGGACGGCACCCAACTGCTCGCCGACAAGGTCAACGGGGTGGCGGCCGATGTCCGCCCGTTCCTGAAGGACAACGGGAAGTCGGTCGGCGACACGGCGCGGCTGGTCGCCGATTCGTCGCAGACCGTACGGGACAACCTCGACGCGCTCGTGAAGGCGGCGCCCGCCGCCGCCACCGCCGCGCACACGGCATCCGACGATCTCGCCGACGTCCACCGCACCCGCTGCGAGGAACAGCCGCTCCCCGACGCCACCGTGTGCGGGCCGCTGAAGCGTGCCGTGACGGCGGCGGCCGATGTCGCGGCCGTGGCCGACGATGTGAACGCCCTGGTCAAGAACCAGCACGGGGACCTCACCGAGCTGCGCGGCCGGCTGACCACGCTGCAGGGGCAGGCCGACGCCCTCGCCGCGCGCTCACCGCATCTGGGCGAGGACCTGGACGGCGCGGTCAAGAAGATCAACGCGCTCAACTCCGGCGCCCACGAGGTCGCCAAGGGCGCCGTCCGGCTGCACACCGGCCTGTCCACGGCCAAGTCGGGTTCGGCCGAGCTGAACACCGGGGTCGGCGACCTCAAGAAGGGCGCGACGAGCCTGGACAGCGGAATGATCCGGCTCGGCGACGGTTCGGCCACGCTCGCCGAGGACCTCAACGACGGTGTCGGCAAGATCCCCGACTACGACAAGGAGGACCGCGACGCGCGTACGGGAGTCATGTCCGACCCGGTGAAACTGGCCTCCCAGTCGCTGCACGCCGCCCCCAACTACGGCACCGGCTTCGCCCCCTACTTCATCCCGCTCTCCCTCTGGGTCGGCGCGATGGTGGCGTACATGCTGATCCAGCCGCTCAACCGGCGCGCACTGGCCGCCGGGGCCCCGGCCTGGCGGATCGCCCTCGCGGGCTGGCTGCCGGTGGCCGCGATCGGGCTGCTCCAGGTGGCCGCGCTGATGTCCGTACTGCACTGGGGACTCGGCCTGCAGATGGTCCGGGCCGCCGGGACGATCGGCTTCCTGGCGCTGGTGACGTGCTGCTTCGCCGCGATCGTGCAGTGGCTGAACGCCCGCTTCGGTGCGGCGGGACGCATCCTCGTACTCGCGGTGCTGATGCTCCAGCTGACCTCGGCCGGCGGTACGTACCCCGTGCAGACCAGTCCGGGCTTCTTCAACGCGATCCATCCCTACCTGCCGATGAGTTACGTCGTCGAGGGGCTGCGCCGGCTGATCACGGGCGGCGGGCTCGGCCCGGTCTGGCAGGGCTGCGCGGTGCTGCTGGCCTTCACCGCGGGGGCGCTCGCTTTGACCGCAGTCTCCGCGCGCCGCAAGCAGATGTGGACGCTGGACCGGCTGCACCCGGAGCTGAGCCTGTGA
- a CDS encoding DUF58 domain-containing protein, with amino-acid sequence MTAGGPSAMDDSDDKGGLRAALSGLTTRGRSFLAAGIAAAVCAYVLGQADLLRVGLLLAVLPLVCVTVLFRTRYRVAGTRRLSPSRVPAGTEARVHLRMDNISRLPTGLLMLQDRVPYVLGPRPRFVLDRVEPGGRRDVSYRVRSDLRGRYPLGPLQLRLSDPFGMCELTRSFSDYDTLVVIPRTEPLPPVRLAGESSGYGEGRQRSLALAGEDDVIPRGYRHGDDLRRVHWRSTARYGELMVRREEQPQRARCTVMLDTRQIAYQGTGPDSAFEWAVSGAASALVHMLERGFAVRLLTDEGDALPDGHAGSGQDSAAAAGLMMDTLAVVDHSDGGGLSRAYDVLRGGNEGLLIAFLGDLDEEQAAVAARMRQRSGGAVAFVLDSAAWVHGESPATEAASEQRLRLLRESGWTAVAVKPGADLARLWQQASHLGSLTQSAAVGGTTGGTTGFSSGWS; translated from the coding sequence CCGCCGCGGTCTGCGCCTATGTGCTGGGCCAGGCGGACCTGCTGCGCGTCGGGCTGCTGCTCGCCGTGCTGCCGCTGGTCTGTGTGACGGTGCTCTTCCGGACCCGCTACCGGGTCGCGGGCACCCGGCGGCTCTCGCCGTCCCGGGTGCCCGCGGGCACCGAGGCGCGGGTCCATCTGCGGATGGACAACATCTCCCGGCTGCCCACCGGTCTGCTGATGCTCCAGGACCGGGTGCCGTACGTGCTCGGGCCGCGGCCCCGCTTCGTCCTGGACCGGGTGGAGCCGGGCGGCCGGCGCGATGTGTCCTACCGGGTGCGGTCCGATCTGCGGGGGCGCTATCCGCTCGGTCCGCTGCAACTGCGGCTGAGCGATCCGTTCGGGATGTGCGAGCTGACGCGCTCGTTCAGCGATTACGACACGCTCGTCGTCATCCCGCGCACCGAGCCGCTGCCGCCGGTACGGCTGGCGGGCGAGTCCTCCGGGTACGGCGAGGGGCGGCAGCGGTCGCTGGCGCTGGCCGGCGAGGACGACGTGATTCCGCGCGGCTACCGGCACGGCGACGATCTGCGCCGGGTCCACTGGCGCTCCACCGCGCGCTACGGCGAGCTGATGGTGCGCCGCGAGGAGCAGCCGCAGCGGGCCAGATGCACGGTGATGCTGGACACCAGGCAGATCGCGTATCAGGGGACGGGGCCCGACTCGGCGTTCGAGTGGGCCGTTTCGGGGGCCGCCTCCGCGCTGGTGCACATGCTGGAACGGGGCTTCGCGGTCCGGCTGCTGACGGACGAGGGCGACGCGCTGCCGGACGGCCACGCCGGCTCCGGCCAGGACTCCGCGGCCGCGGCCGGGCTGATGATGGACACCCTTGCCGTCGTCGACCACTCCGACGGGGGCGGGCTCTCCCGTGCGTACGACGTGCTGCGCGGCGGCAACGAGGGCCTGCTGATCGCCTTCCTCGGCGACCTGGACGAGGAGCAGGCGGCGGTGGCTGCCCGGATGCGGCAGCGCAGTGGCGGCGCCGTCGCGTTCGTGCTGGACAGCGCCGCCTGGGTGCACGGTGAATCGCCCGCCACCGAGGCGGCGTCCGAGCAGCGGCTGCGGCTGCTGCGCGAGTCGGGCTGGACGGCGGTCGCGGTCAAGCCGGGAGCGGATCTCGCCCGGCTGTGGCAGCAGGCGAGCCATCTGGGTTCGCTGACGCAGTCCGCCGCCGTGGGCGGCACAACGGGCGGTACGACAGGTTTCTCCAGTGGTTGGTCATGA
- a CDS encoding DUF4126 domain-containing protein produces the protein MSVLPLVFTSGWASGINAYAVVLLLGIFGATGVTDEVPASLQRTDVLVVAGVLFLCEVVADKIPYVDSVWDTAHTFIRPLAGAVVAALLAGGDGSLSEIAAGAIGGSSALMSHLVKAGTRMAVNTSPEPFSNIAMSTVEDLGVAGVVTFALFHPVIAAGIAGTLLLLGLVILAFLASRIRRFLRRRAQRREEKRLTAPVSQWPDG, from the coding sequence GTGTCCGTACTCCCTCTGGTATTCACAAGCGGCTGGGCGAGCGGGATCAACGCCTATGCGGTGGTCCTCCTGCTCGGCATCTTCGGCGCGACCGGCGTGACCGACGAGGTGCCGGCCTCCCTCCAGCGCACCGATGTGCTCGTCGTGGCCGGTGTGCTCTTCCTGTGCGAGGTGGTGGCCGACAAGATCCCTTACGTGGACTCGGTCTGGGACACGGCGCACACCTTCATCAGGCCGCTCGCCGGGGCGGTCGTCGCGGCGCTGCTGGCGGGCGGGGACGGTTCGCTGTCGGAGATCGCGGCCGGGGCCATCGGTGGTTCCAGCGCGCTGATGAGCCATCTGGTGAAGGCGGGCACCAGGATGGCGGTCAACACCTCCCCCGAGCCGTTCAGCAACATCGCCATGAGCACGGTCGAGGACCTGGGCGTGGCCGGGGTGGTCACGTTCGCCCTGTTCCATCCGGTGATCGCGGCCGGAATCGCCGGGACGCTGCTGCTGCTCGGCCTGGTGATACTGGCGTTCCTCGCCTCCCGTATCCGCCGGTTCCTGCGTCGCAGAGCGCAGCGGCGGGAGGAGAAGCGGCTGACCGCCCCCGTTTCCCAGTGGCCTGACGGCTGA
- a CDS encoding SAV_6107 family HEPN domain-containing protein: protein MAHSSAAAAPRRRADGPAPSPTGPAHDVHPVLRRATAPPAALDLLAQAHAGLEEAAVLDVPNERYATAHLAALRAAAAVLAVRGRPETSRRRRERIRSAWEVLPEIAPELTEWSALFASGAGRRARAEAGIPGAAGRRDADDLLRDAAMFLRLVERLLVLQPVLPQARRERPDE from the coding sequence ATGGCCCACTCGTCCGCAGCAGCCGCTCCGCGACGCCGCGCAGACGGCCCTGCCCCCTCACCGACCGGTCCGGCGCACGATGTCCACCCCGTTCTCCGGCGCGCCACGGCGCCACCCGCCGCTCTCGATCTCCTCGCCCAGGCCCACGCCGGCCTCGAAGAGGCAGCTGTTCTCGATGTGCCCAACGAGCGGTACGCCACCGCCCACCTCGCCGCGCTGCGCGCCGCCGCCGCTGTTCTCGCCGTCCGGGGGCGCCCCGAGACCTCCCGTCGGCGCCGGGAGAGGATCCGCAGCGCCTGGGAGGTCCTCCCGGAAATCGCCCCTGAGCTGACCGAGTGGAGCGCCCTGTTCGCCTCGGGCGCCGGCCGGCGGGCCCGCGCGGAAGCGGGCATACCCGGTGCGGCGGGCCGGCGCGACGCGGACGACCTGCTCCGGGACGCGGCGATGTTCCTGCGCCTGGTGGAGCGGCTGCTGGTCCTCCAGCCGGTGCTCCCGCAGGCCCGCAGGGAGCGGCCCGACGAGTGA
- a CDS encoding methyltransferase has product MSDPLRPRASLRTAVVWEVLKDALDRQVKATGRDALDVLDTGGGTGNFAVPVARLGHRVTVVDPSPNALFALERRAAEAGVADRVRGVQGDILGLFDVVERGGYDAALCHGVLEYVDDPAAGVRNAVDALRPAGALSLLAAGLGGAVLARALAGHFTEAKQALSDPAGRWGDGDPMPRRYTADQLTELVSAAGAEVGAVHGVRVFADLVPGVLVDTEPGAMEALLKLETAAAELPAFHSVATQLHVLGTKHA; this is encoded by the coding sequence GTGTCGGACCCGCTGCGCCCCCGCGCCTCCCTACGTACCGCCGTGGTCTGGGAGGTCCTCAAGGACGCCCTCGACCGTCAGGTCAAGGCGACCGGCAGGGACGCCCTGGACGTACTGGACACAGGCGGCGGTACGGGCAACTTCGCCGTACCGGTGGCACGCCTCGGCCACCGGGTCACCGTCGTCGACCCCAGCCCCAACGCGCTGTTCGCGCTGGAGCGCCGCGCCGCCGAGGCCGGGGTCGCCGACCGTGTCCGCGGTGTCCAGGGCGACATCCTCGGCCTGTTCGACGTGGTCGAGCGCGGTGGCTACGACGCGGCGCTCTGTCACGGCGTCCTCGAGTACGTGGACGACCCCGCCGCGGGCGTACGGAACGCGGTCGACGCGCTCCGCCCGGCCGGTGCCCTCAGCCTGCTCGCCGCCGGGCTGGGCGGCGCGGTCCTGGCCCGGGCGCTCGCCGGTCACTTCACCGAGGCCAAGCAGGCGCTCAGCGACCCGGCGGGCCGCTGGGGCGACGGCGACCCGATGCCCCGGCGGTACACGGCGGACCAGCTCACCGAGCTGGTCTCGGCGGCCGGTGCCGAGGTCGGTGCGGTCCACGGCGTACGCGTCTTCGCGGATCTCGTACCCGGTGTCCTGGTGGACACCGAGCCCGGTGCGATGGAAGCGCTGCTCAAGCTGGAGACGGCGGCCGCCGAACTGCCGGCTTTCCATTCGGTGGCGACCCAGCTGCACGTTCTGGGCACCAAGCATGCCTGA